The region TCAATCCGGGGCAGGTCTACGGCACGCTGAATGGCATTACCGCCAAAGATCCGGCTTTTGGTCTGGAGGCGGTCTGGATTGAAGTCAGCCAGCGCGCCCAAGCCCAGTCCCTCGGTTACACCGTGGTCGATGCCAGTACGGTAGTGGCGACCCACTTGAACCAGATTCTGTACAAACACTCCAGTGAGCTGATTGGCCACGAGGAAGTGCAGCAACTCATGCAATTGCTGGCCAAAAGCTCGCCAAAACTGGCAGAAGAGTTGGTGCCGGGCGTTGTTTCGCTGTCGCAGTTGCTCAAAGTCTTGCAGGCGTTGCTCGCCGAACAAGTGCCGGTACGGGACATTCGCAGCATTGCCGAGGCCATCGCCAACAATGCCGCCAAGAGTCAAGATACTGCCGCGCTGGTGGCCGCAGTGCGCGTCGGCGTATCCCGCGCTATCGTCCAAAGCATTGTAGGGACTGAGTCGGAGCTACCAGTTATCACTCTGGAGCCAAGGTTGGAACAGATATTGCTCAATAGTCTTCAGAAGGCAGGACAAGGCTCGGAAGAGGGCGTTCTGCTGGAGCCAAGCATGGCAGAGAAGCTGCAGCGTTCGTTGATCGATGCCGCGCAGCGTCAAGAGATGCAAGGTCAACCGGTGATTCTGCTGGTAGCCGGTCCGGTTCGCGCGATGCTTTCGCGATTCGGCCGACTGGCAGTCCCGGGTTTGCATGTGTTGGCTTACCAGGAAATTCCTGACAACAAGCAAGTGACCATCGTTGCGACAGTAGGGCCCAACGGCTGAGGTAGTGGTTTATGCAAGTTAAGCGTTTTTTCGCCGCCGATATGCGTCAGGCCATGAAACTGGTTCGTGATGAGCTGGGCGCTGATGCGGCCATTATTGGCAACCGCCGGATCGCCGGTGGTGTCGAGCTGACGGCAGCCCTGGATTACAAATTGTCGGCGCTGGCCCCGCGCGTTCCGAACATGGAACTCGAGGATGAGCTGCGCAAGACCCAGTCGCGCATCGTGACTGCCCAGGCCGAACTGAGCCTGCGCGGCGATGGCGAGACCGACGGTGACAAGACCACCAATCGCCAGTTGTTCGCCGGCTTGCCGTTGACCGCTGCCGAGCCATTGGTTGAGCCGACTTACGCCGCGCCGCGTCGTCAGGCACCGGCGCCTGCGCAAGCCTCCGGCGGCGTTGACCCACGGGCCTTCGATTCGATGCGTTTCGAGCTCAACAGCCTGCGCGAACTGATGGAAGTGCAACTCGGCTCCCTGGCCTGGAATCAGTTGCAAGGCAGCCGTCCGGCCCAGGCGAACCTGTGGCGTCGCCTGCAACGCATCGGCTTGTCCGGCCCGTTGTCGCGCGATCTGCTAGCGCTGATTACCGATATTGAAGAACCTCGTCAGGCCTGGCGCATGTTGCTGGCGCACCTGGCGCGGATGATCGCCACACCGGAAGTCGAGCCACTGGAAGAGGGCGGTGTGATTGCCATGGTCGGCCCTGCCGGCATGGGCAAGACCACCACGCTGGCCAAGCTCGCCGCCCGTTACGTGCTCAAGTACGGCGCGCAAAACATCGCGCTGGTGAGCATGGACAGCTACCGTATCGGTGCTCAGGAACAACTCAAGACATTGGGCCGGATTCTTAATGTGTCGGTGACCCACGTCGATCCG is a window of Pseudomonas sp. 10S4 DNA encoding:
- the flhF gene encoding flagellar biosynthesis protein FlhF, coding for MQVKRFFAADMRQAMKLVRDELGADAAIIGNRRIAGGVELTAALDYKLSALAPRVPNMELEDELRKTQSRIVTAQAELSLRGDGETDGDKTTNRQLFAGLPLTAAEPLVEPTYAAPRRQAPAPAQASGGVDPRAFDSMRFELNSLRELMEVQLGSLAWNQLQGSRPAQANLWRRLQRIGLSGPLSRDLLALITDIEEPRQAWRMLLAHLARMIATPEVEPLEEGGVIAMVGPAGMGKTTTLAKLAARYVLKYGAQNIALVSMDSYRIGAQEQLKTLGRILNVSVTHVDPGQSLVQALDPLLRKRVVLIDTAGLQASDPALRMQLESLAGRGIKSKNYLVLATTSQKQVLTAAYHSYKRCGLAGCILTKLDETASLGEVLSLAISHELPVAYLTDGPRIPDDLHLPRRHQLVSRAVSVQMQEEPSEEAMADMFADIYHSPTKQVG